One window of the Marinilactibacillus sp. Marseille-P9653 genome contains the following:
- the parE gene encoding DNA topoisomerase IV subunit B — translation MAKKPQYDDASIQVLEGLDAVRKRPGMYIGSTDSRGLHHLVYEIVDNSVDEVLAGFGTEISVKINKDGSISVSDDGRGMPVGMHASGIPTIQVIFTVLHAGGKFGQEGGYKTSGGLHGVGASVVNALSEWLIVEVVREGTLYTQRFEKGGRPVGKLKQEKVAKRKNGTTIHFKPDTAIFSTVDYSYSLLSERLRESAFLLKGLKITLTDERDGHEDTFHYEEGIKEFVHYINEEKDTLTPIAYFEGENNQIEVECAFQYNDGYSESVLSFVNNVRTRDGGTHEIGTKAAITKTFNEYARRTGLLKEKEKNLEGTDVREGIAIIISVRIPENILQFEGQTKSKLGTTEARAACDTVVSEQLNFYLSENGEMSQQIVRKAIKAREAREAARKAKEESRNGKKKKRETLLSGKLTPAQGRNAKKNELYLVEGDSAGGSAKQGRDRKFQAILPLRGKVINTEKANMQDILKNEEISTMIYTIGAGVGPEFDIKDCNYDKIIIMTDADTDGAHIQVLLLTFFYRYMKPLIEQGKIYLALPPLYKVSQGKGKNEKTDYAWTDEELSVTLKNYGKNYIIQRYKGLGEMNADQLWETTMDPDTRTLIRVTLDDLAQAERRVSVLMGNKVDPRRKWIEENVEFSLEEDGSILESTNILEENELNS, via the coding sequence TTGGCTAAAAAACCACAATATGATGATGCATCGATCCAGGTATTAGAAGGATTAGATGCAGTTAGAAAAAGACCTGGTATGTATATTGGGTCAACGGATTCAAGAGGGTTACATCACCTTGTCTATGAGATTGTAGACAACTCGGTTGATGAGGTACTAGCTGGATTCGGGACTGAAATATCCGTTAAAATCAACAAAGACGGTAGTATCTCTGTCTCAGACGACGGTAGAGGGATGCCAGTGGGCATGCACGCTTCCGGCATACCAACGATCCAAGTTATCTTTACCGTGCTACACGCAGGCGGTAAATTCGGTCAAGAAGGTGGCTATAAAACCTCAGGAGGACTCCACGGTGTTGGTGCTTCTGTTGTTAATGCACTATCAGAATGGCTGATTGTAGAAGTCGTACGTGAAGGTACCTTATACACTCAAAGATTTGAAAAGGGTGGAAGACCTGTTGGAAAACTGAAACAAGAGAAAGTTGCTAAAAGAAAAAATGGTACGACAATTCATTTCAAACCAGATACAGCGATCTTTTCGACTGTTGATTACTCTTACAGTTTGTTATCAGAACGCTTAAGAGAATCTGCCTTTCTTTTAAAAGGGTTAAAAATTACGCTAACAGACGAAAGAGATGGTCATGAGGATACTTTCCATTACGAAGAAGGTATTAAGGAATTTGTTCATTATATCAATGAAGAAAAAGATACATTGACACCGATTGCTTATTTTGAAGGCGAAAATAACCAGATTGAAGTTGAGTGTGCTTTCCAATACAATGATGGATACTCAGAAAGTGTCTTAAGTTTTGTCAATAATGTTCGAACAAGAGATGGCGGAACGCATGAAATCGGAACGAAAGCGGCAATTACAAAGACTTTCAATGAATATGCCCGTCGAACAGGACTTTTGAAAGAAAAAGAGAAAAATCTTGAAGGGACAGATGTAAGGGAAGGCATCGCGATTATTATTTCTGTTCGAATCCCTGAAAACATCTTACAGTTCGAAGGTCAGACTAAGAGTAAGTTAGGAACAACAGAAGCGAGAGCAGCTTGTGATACGGTCGTTTCTGAGCAATTAAATTTCTACCTTTCAGAAAATGGCGAAATGAGTCAGCAGATTGTCAGAAAAGCGATCAAGGCTCGAGAAGCTCGTGAAGCTGCCAGAAAAGCCAAAGAAGAATCAAGAAACGGTAAGAAAAAGAAACGAGAGACTTTGCTTTCTGGGAAGTTAACACCGGCACAAGGACGAAATGCTAAAAAGAATGAACTGTATCTTGTAGAGGGTGATTCCGCAGGTGGTTCAGCTAAACAAGGAAGAGACCGTAAATTTCAGGCGATTTTACCCCTTAGAGGTAAGGTTATCAACACTGAAAAAGCGAATATGCAAGACATTCTGAAAAATGAAGAAATCAGTACAATGATTTATACGATTGGAGCAGGAGTAGGACCAGAATTTGATATCAAAGACTGTAACTACGATAAAATCATTATTATGACCGATGCGGATACGGATGGCGCGCATATCCAAGTCTTGCTTTTAACCTTCTTTTATCGCTATATGAAACCACTGATTGAGCAAGGTAAAATCTACTTGGCCTTACCTCCTTTATATAAAGTTTCTCAAGGTAAAGGGAAAAATGAGAAAACAGATTACGCTTGGACGGACGAAGAACTTTCTGTCACATTGAAAAACTATGGTAAAAATTATATTATCCAACGGTATAAAGGTTTAGGAGAGATGAACGCTGATCAGCTTTGGGAGACCACTATGGACCCAGATACTAGAACGCTGATTCGAGTGACCCTTGATGATCTTGCACAAGCAGAACGTCGCGTATCCGTCTTGATGGGTAACAAAGTAGATCCAAGAAGAAAATGGATTGAAGAGAATGTGGAATTTTCTTTGGAAGAAGATGGAAGTATTCTGGAATCGACTAACATACTGGAAGAGAATGAACTGAACTCTTAA
- the parC gene encoding DNA topoisomerase IV subunit A, giving the protein MSEERVEIQELTLEDVMGDRFGRYSKYIIQERALPDIRDGLKPVQRRILYAMFSEGNTQDKGFRKSAKTVGNVIGNYHPHGDSSVYDAMVRLSQYWKMREPLIEMHGNNGSMDGDPPAAMRYTEARLSKIADELLADIDKETVEFVLNFDDTTHEPTVLPAKYPNLLVNGATGISAGYATDIPPHNVGEVIDAAIYLIGKPKASTQDLMQYIKGPDFPTGGIIQGVAGLTSAYETGKGKIVVRSKTEIETVRGGKQQIVITEIPYEVNKANMVRKMDEIRINRKIEGIAEVRDESDRTGLRIVIELKKETNAEGILTYLFKNTDLQISYNLNMVAIDERRPQQVGLKQILSAYLDHKRDVILKRTQFLLRKDQKREHIVAGLIKAISILDEVIREIRNSQNKSDAKNNLSTKFEFTEAQAEAIVSLQLYRLTNTDITQLQKEEAELQKRIKQYREILESEAKLNAVMKKELKETQKTYRSDRLTSIEEKIEELNVDTEVLIAEEDVIVSVTKEGYLKRTSLRSYGASEPSEIGLREGDYPVFAEKLTTLQQILIFTTKGNVINRPVHELPDVRWKDLGHHISQSITLSQDEKVLAVYHMNEFNESHKFVLITREGYIKQTTANEYEAKRTYRTRSANGIKLKSETDRLTAVYYIDDQDTRDVFLVTNLGFGLKYGLDEVSIVGANAVGVKSMDLKEEDYIVSGTVFKRDQKQSNVLLVTQRGAVKKMNLLDFDSISRAKRGLHVLKELKKNPHRITLMIDVHDNNDSYTIITDKQKTFELTPKAYKVSDRYNNGSFLLDETSDGVPVDFKVNNIVEVDTSSDEAEKKA; this is encoded by the coding sequence ATGTCAGAAGAAAGAGTAGAAATTCAAGAATTGACATTAGAAGATGTTATGGGCGACCGTTTTGGACGTTATAGTAAATATATCATCCAAGAGCGTGCACTCCCAGATATTAGAGATGGACTAAAGCCAGTTCAGCGTAGAATACTCTATGCAATGTTCTCGGAAGGGAATACCCAAGATAAAGGCTTTAGAAAATCAGCTAAGACTGTCGGGAATGTTATTGGTAACTATCACCCCCACGGAGATAGTAGTGTTTATGATGCAATGGTAAGACTAAGTCAGTACTGGAAAATGCGTGAGCCGTTAATAGAAATGCATGGGAATAACGGTAGTATGGATGGTGATCCACCAGCAGCTATGCGTTACACGGAAGCGCGACTTTCTAAAATCGCAGATGAATTGCTGGCTGATATCGACAAAGAAACAGTGGAATTTGTACTGAACTTTGATGATACAACACACGAACCGACTGTATTACCTGCAAAATATCCTAACCTCCTTGTAAATGGAGCTACAGGAATCTCAGCAGGTTATGCAACCGATATTCCTCCGCATAATGTAGGGGAAGTCATCGATGCAGCCATCTACTTAATTGGTAAACCTAAAGCATCGACACAAGATTTGATGCAATACATTAAAGGTCCTGATTTTCCAACAGGTGGGATTATCCAAGGTGTTGCTGGCCTGACATCAGCGTATGAAACAGGTAAAGGCAAAATTGTTGTTAGATCCAAAACGGAGATTGAAACTGTTCGTGGTGGAAAACAACAAATTGTGATCACTGAGATTCCTTACGAAGTAAACAAAGCGAATATGGTTCGTAAAATGGATGAAATCCGAATCAATCGTAAAATCGAAGGAATTGCAGAGGTACGAGATGAGTCAGATCGTACCGGTTTAAGAATCGTTATTGAATTAAAAAAAGAAACAAATGCAGAAGGTATTTTGACATACCTATTTAAAAATACGGATCTTCAAATCTCTTACAACTTAAACATGGTTGCCATTGATGAAAGAAGACCTCAACAAGTAGGCTTAAAACAAATCCTGAGTGCTTACTTGGATCATAAACGCGATGTCATTTTGAAACGTACGCAGTTTTTACTTCGTAAAGATCAAAAAAGAGAACATATCGTTGCTGGTTTGATTAAAGCCATTTCAATTCTTGATGAAGTCATTAGAGAAATCAGGAACAGTCAAAACAAATCAGATGCAAAAAACAATCTGAGTACGAAATTTGAATTCACTGAAGCGCAAGCCGAAGCGATTGTGAGCTTGCAGTTGTATCGTCTGACAAATACAGATATTACCCAACTTCAAAAAGAAGAAGCAGAGTTACAGAAACGCATCAAGCAGTATAGAGAAATTCTTGAGAGTGAAGCTAAGTTAAATGCTGTGATGAAAAAAGAATTAAAAGAAACGCAGAAAACGTATCGTTCAGATCGTCTGACTTCTATTGAAGAGAAAATTGAAGAACTGAATGTGGATACAGAAGTTCTAATTGCTGAAGAAGATGTGATTGTTTCCGTAACTAAAGAAGGGTATTTGAAACGAACCAGTCTAAGATCTTATGGTGCGTCAGAACCTTCAGAAATTGGATTGAGAGAAGGCGACTATCCGGTCTTCGCTGAAAAATTAACGACGCTACAGCAAATTCTGATATTCACAACAAAAGGAAATGTCATCAACCGACCCGTTCATGAACTTCCAGATGTTAGATGGAAAGATTTAGGTCACCATATTTCCCAATCCATTACGTTGAGTCAAGACGAAAAAGTTTTGGCAGTCTATCATATGAATGAGTTCAACGAATCGCACAAATTTGTTCTAATTACCCGAGAAGGTTATATTAAACAAACGACTGCGAATGAATATGAGGCGAAAAGAACGTATCGTACGAGATCAGCAAATGGGATCAAGTTAAAATCAGAAACAGATCGATTAACGGCGGTCTATTATATCGATGATCAAGATACAAGAGACGTTTTCCTAGTCACGAATCTTGGCTTCGGTCTGAAGTATGGTCTAGATGAAGTTTCTATTGTCGGGGCAAATGCAGTCGGTGTTAAATCAATGGATCTTAAAGAAGAAGATTATATTGTCTCAGGTACTGTCTTTAAACGTGACCAGAAACAATCTAACGTACTACTCGTTACCCAACGTGGGGCAGTTAAGAAAATGAACTTATTGGACTTTGATTCAATTTCAAGAGCTAAGCGTGGGTTACATGTGCTGAAAGAATTGAAGAAAAATCCGCACCGGATTACTTTGATGATAGATGTTCACGACAACAACGATTCTTATACAATCATTACAGATAAACAAAAAACTTTTGAGCTGACACCAAAGGCTTACAAAGTGAGCGATCGTTACAACAATGGTTCATTTTTACTAGATGAAACCTCTGATGGCGTTCCGGTAGATTTTAAAGTGAATAATATCGTTGAGGTAGATACCTCTTCCGATGAAGCTGAAAAGAAAGCTTAA